The following coding sequences lie in one Anaerolineales bacterium genomic window:
- a CDS encoding 4Fe-4S binding protein, whose amino-acid sequence PHKNYEEFYDRLLAEGMQFVRGRVAEVTDAARLPGEQGMLIVQSEDTLAGRQRRTPVDMVVLMGALEPRHDARETAIKFGISCSMNGWFTERHPKLDPVATMTDGVFIAGVCQGPKDIPDAVAQGSAASARILGMITKGTVLIEPVVATIHEENCSGCRICNNLCPYNAITFLDDKGVSYVNAALCKGCGTCVAACPAQAISGAHFSNEQIFAEIEGLLYDANGGNGAGPKVEPAVVLA is encoded by the coding sequence CCGCACAAGAACTACGAGGAGTTCTACGACCGGCTGTTGGCCGAAGGAATGCAGTTCGTGCGCGGCCGCGTGGCCGAGGTCACGGATGCTGCCCGGCTGCCGGGCGAGCAGGGCATGCTCATCGTGCAATCCGAGGACACGCTCGCCGGCCGCCAGCGCCGCACACCGGTCGACATGGTGGTGCTGATGGGCGCCCTCGAGCCGCGGCACGACGCCCGTGAGACTGCCATCAAGTTCGGCATCTCGTGCAGCATGAACGGCTGGTTCACCGAGCGCCACCCCAAGCTCGATCCGGTGGCCACCATGACCGATGGCGTGTTCATCGCCGGCGTCTGCCAGGGCCCCAAAGACATCCCGGACGCCGTCGCCCAAGGCTCGGCGGCCTCCGCCCGCATCCTGGGCATGATCACCAAGGGCACGGTGCTGATCGAGCCGGTGGTGGCGACGATCCACGAAGAGAACTGCTCCGGCTGCCGCATCTGCAACAACCTTTGCCCGTATAACGCCATCACATTCCTGGACGACAAGGGCGTCAGCTACGTCAACGCCGCACTGTGCAAGGGGTGCGGCACCTGTGTCGCTGCCTGCCCCGCCCAAGCCATCAGCGGCGCCCATTTCAGCAACGAGCAGATCTTCGCCGAAATCGAGGGTTTGCTGTACGACGCCAACGGCGGGAACGGCGCCGGGCCGAAGGTCGAGCCCGCCGTCGTGCTGGCCTAA
- a CDS encoding hydrogenase iron-sulfur subunit: MSDTFEPKIVAFLCNWCSYRAADLAGTSRIKYEPNVRMIRVMCSGRVDPTFVLKAFALGADGVMIAGCHPGECHYLEQNYKAMRRYHLLRHTLRSMGMEENRVRLQWASAAEGAQLAVAINDMIEKVRALGPLNWSSNWNENGHRLEALEKMAQEHAEAMEVPA; this comes from the coding sequence ATGAGTGATACCTTCGAGCCCAAGATCGTCGCCTTCCTGTGCAACTGGTGCTCCTACCGGGCGGCCGACCTAGCTGGCACCTCCCGCATCAAGTACGAGCCCAACGTGCGCATGATTCGTGTGATGTGCAGCGGCCGGGTGGACCCGACCTTCGTGCTCAAGGCCTTCGCGCTCGGCGCCGACGGGGTGATGATCGCCGGCTGCCATCCCGGTGAATGCCACTACCTGGAGCAGAACTACAAAGCCATGCGCCGCTATCACCTGCTGCGTCATACCCTGCGCAGCATGGGGATGGAAGAGAACCGGGTCCGGCTCCAATGGGCCTCGGCGGCGGAGGGAGCTCAACTGGCAGTGGCCATCAACGACATGATCGAGAAGGTCCGGGCGCTCGGGCCGTTGAACTGGTCTTCCAACTGGAATGAGAACGGCCATCGGCTGGAAGCGCTGGAGAAGATGGCGCAAGAACACGCCGAAGCCATGGAGGTGCCGGCATGA
- a CDS encoding F420-nonreducing hydrogenase has product MTGKPKLALYWAASCGGCDIAVLAIDDKILEVANLFDIVLWPVAIDAKVRDIERLADGSIDVCLFNGGIRNSEQEYMARLLRAKAKVLVAFGSCAHEGCIPGLANANSRDEIFQYVYKDSPSVDNPQGLVPVPDFEVPEGTLHIPVFYDTLKTLDQTVPVDYYLPGCPPEAENIWTAVQAVAAGLAGAPLPPTGTVLGAQTTVCDECKRTRTEKKIKVFKRVWEILPNETECLLEQGLVCCGIATRGGCGALCPVVNSPCIGCHGPNEGVQDFGARMISALASVIDSDNPAEIDHIIEQGIPDPLGTFYRFSLAHSLLRRTKLGNGNGAAQHAAVPAGRTA; this is encoded by the coding sequence ATGACGGGCAAGCCGAAACTGGCGCTGTACTGGGCGGCTTCGTGCGGCGGGTGCGACATCGCGGTCCTGGCCATCGACGACAAGATCCTTGAGGTCGCCAACCTGTTCGACATCGTGCTGTGGCCGGTGGCCATCGACGCCAAGGTGCGCGACATCGAGAGGCTGGCCGACGGCAGCATCGACGTCTGCCTGTTTAACGGCGGCATCCGCAATAGCGAGCAGGAGTACATGGCCCGCCTACTGCGGGCGAAGGCGAAGGTGCTGGTGGCCTTCGGCTCGTGCGCCCACGAGGGCTGCATCCCCGGCCTGGCCAACGCCAACAGCCGCGACGAGATCTTCCAGTACGTGTACAAGGACAGCCCTTCGGTCGACAACCCGCAGGGGCTCGTCCCTGTGCCGGATTTCGAGGTCCCCGAGGGCACGCTGCACATCCCGGTCTTCTACGACACCCTCAAGACGCTGGACCAGACGGTCCCAGTGGATTACTACCTGCCGGGGTGTCCGCCCGAGGCCGAGAACATCTGGACGGCGGTGCAGGCCGTGGCGGCCGGGTTGGCCGGCGCCCCCCTGCCTCCGACTGGCACGGTACTCGGCGCCCAAACCACGGTCTGCGACGAGTGCAAGCGCACGCGGACGGAGAAGAAGATCAAGGTGTTCAAGCGGGTGTGGGAGATCCTCCCCAACGAGACCGAATGCCTGCTCGAGCAAGGCCTGGTGTGCTGCGGGATTGCCACCCGCGGCGGCTGCGGGGCTCTGTGCCCGGTGGTCAACTCCCCGTGCATTGGCTGCCATGGGCCGAATGAAGGCGTGCAAGACTTCGGCGCCCGCATGATCTCCGCCCTGGCATCGGTCATCGACTCGGACAATCCCGCCGAGATCGACCACATCATCGAACAGGGGATCCCGGATCCCCTGGGAACGTTCTACCGCTTCAGCCTGGCCCACAGCCTGCTGCGGCGCACCAAGCTCGGCAACGGGAACGGCGCCGCCCAACACGCCGCCGTGCCCGCTGGGCGAACTGCCTGA
- a CDS encoding Ni/Fe hydrogenase subunit alpha, protein MKRISIDPVTRLEGHGKIDIFLDEKGDVANAYFQIPELRGFEVFCVGRQAEDMPNLTDRICGVCPEAHHMAASKALDAVFHVEPPPAGKKLRELMYSIFFATDHTTHFYALGGPDFIVGPDAPAAERNILGVVAKVGMEVAGKVLKMRRDGHNLIQLMAGRRVQPNWGVPGGVSRGINEEQRREIELRGREAIDFALFSIQAFKDIVLGNKAYVDLIVGDIYTHKTYSMGMVDANNKVNFYDGKVRIVDPDGVELLKYSPNEYLDVIAEHVEPWTYLKFPYLKKVGWKGLVDGKDSGVYKATPLSRLNASDGMATPKAQAAYEEFFKTLGGKPVHHTLATHWARLVELLYATERWVELATDPEITSPNFRTLPTATPDEGVGIVEAPRGTLTHHYKTDSRGILTEVNLVVGTTNNYAPISMSVKKAAQGLIKKGVVNEGLLNMVEMAFRAYDPCFGCATHSLPGQMPLVVRLLAPDGEVIRQLTQNLDG, encoded by the coding sequence ATGAAGCGAATCTCAATCGACCCGGTTACTCGGCTGGAAGGCCACGGCAAGATCGACATCTTCCTGGACGAAAAGGGAGATGTCGCCAACGCCTACTTCCAGATTCCCGAGCTGCGCGGCTTCGAGGTGTTCTGCGTCGGCCGCCAGGCCGAGGATATGCCCAACCTGACCGACCGCATCTGCGGCGTGTGCCCCGAGGCGCATCACATGGCGGCCAGCAAGGCGCTCGACGCCGTGTTCCATGTCGAGCCGCCGCCGGCCGGCAAGAAGCTGCGCGAGTTGATGTACAGCATCTTCTTCGCCACCGACCACACCACCCACTTCTATGCCCTGGGTGGGCCGGATTTCATCGTCGGGCCAGACGCTCCGGCGGCGGAGCGCAACATCCTTGGGGTGGTGGCAAAGGTCGGAATGGAAGTGGCCGGCAAGGTGCTCAAGATGCGCCGCGATGGCCACAACCTGATCCAGCTTATGGCCGGCCGGCGCGTCCAGCCCAACTGGGGCGTGCCCGGCGGGGTCAGCCGCGGCATCAATGAGGAGCAGCGCCGCGAGATCGAGCTGCGCGGGCGTGAGGCCATCGATTTCGCCCTGTTCTCCATCCAAGCCTTCAAGGACATCGTCCTGGGCAACAAGGCCTATGTCGACCTGATCGTGGGCGACATCTACACTCACAAGACCTACTCGATGGGCATGGTCGACGCCAACAACAAGGTCAACTTCTACGACGGCAAGGTCCGGATCGTCGATCCTGACGGGGTCGAGCTGCTGAAGTACTCCCCCAACGAATACCTCGACGTCATCGCCGAACACGTCGAGCCCTGGACCTACCTGAAATTCCCGTATCTCAAGAAGGTGGGCTGGAAGGGGCTCGTCGATGGCAAGGACTCCGGGGTCTACAAGGCCACCCCGCTCTCACGGCTTAACGCCAGCGACGGGATGGCTACGCCCAAGGCCCAGGCGGCCTACGAGGAGTTCTTCAAGACGCTGGGCGGCAAGCCCGTACACCACACGCTGGCCACCCACTGGGCCCGCCTGGTCGAGCTGCTGTACGCCACCGAACGCTGGGTTGAGCTGGCGACCGACCCCGAGATCACCAGCCCGAACTTCCGCACCCTGCCGACCGCCACGCCGGACGAGGGCGTGGGCATCGTCGAGGCCCCGCGCGGCACGCTGACCCACCACTACAAAACGGACAGCCGTGGGATTCTGACCGAGGTCAACCTGGTGGTGGGTACAACCAACAACTACGCCCCGATCTCGATGTCGGTCAAAAAGGCCGCCCAGGGGTTGATCAAGAAGGGAGTGGTGAACGAGGGATTGCTGAACATGGTCGAGATGGCGTTCCGGGCCTACGATCCATGCTTCGGCTGCGCCACGCACAGCCTCCCAGGGCAGATGCCGCTGGTAGTTCGGCTTCTGGCACCGGACGGCGAAGTCATCCGCCAGTTGACCCAGAACCTGGACGGCTGA
- a CDS encoding hydrogenase maturation protease: protein MRTLVLGLGNPILRDDSVGLRVVRQVAAAVGAAADLDVSEDYHGGLRLMERLVGYDRAVIIDAIQSGAPPGSLIRLGVEDRPTQRSASTHDVNLPTALALGRQAGAHLPPPDQITIIAVEAQDVLSFGETLTPEVERAIPLATQAVLQLLGLEKESA, encoded by the coding sequence ATGCGCACCCTCGTCCTCGGCCTCGGCAACCCGATTCTGCGGGACGACAGCGTCGGCCTGCGGGTCGTGCGGCAGGTCGCGGCCGCGGTTGGGGCAGCCGCGGACCTGGACGTGTCCGAGGACTACCACGGCGGGCTGCGGCTGATGGAGCGATTGGTGGGCTACGACCGGGCGGTGATCATCGACGCCATCCAGAGCGGCGCCCCCCCCGGGAGCCTGATCCGGCTCGGGGTAGAGGACCGTCCAACGCAGCGCAGCGCTTCGACGCATGATGTCAACCTGCCGACGGCGCTGGCCCTCGGCCGGCAGGCCGGGGCGCATTTGCCGCCTCCAGACCAGATCACAATCATCGCCGTCGAGGCGCAGGACGTGCTATCATTCGGCGAAACTCTGACCCCGGAAGTCGAACGCGCGATCCCCCTGGCCACGCAGGCGGTCCTGCAGCTGTTGGGATTGGAGAAGGAGAGTGCCTGA